The following are from one region of the Fusarium keratoplasticum isolate Fu6.1 chromosome 4, whole genome shotgun sequence genome:
- a CDS encoding Geranylgeranyl transferase type-2 subunit beta: MAQVAPEYDGPKLAVDAHVKYIQSLDTRKDELDYWLTEHLRLNGLYWGLNALYLLGRPDALPRQEVIDFVLSCQHENGGFGAAPGHDAHMLSTVSAVQILAMTDAFDQLEAKGKGKGQVGKYIAGLQNRETGTFAGDEWGEEDTRFLYGAFNALSLLGLMSMVDVEKAVTHIIACANFDGGYGTGPGAESHSGQIFTCVAALAIAGRLDLVDKEKLGRWLSERQVPCGGLNGRPEKKEDVCYSWWVLSSLAMIDRTHWIDRDALIAFILKCQDTQIGGISDRPGDMVDVWHTQFGLCGLSLLGYPGLEAVDPVYCMPKTTTQRIFG, translated from the exons atGGCTCAGGTCGCACCGGAATACGACGGCCCCAAGCTCGCCGTTGACGCCCATGTGAAATACATCCAAAGCCTGGACACCAGgaaggatgagctggatTACTGGCTGACCGAGCACTTGCGACTCAATGGTCTCTATTGGGGGTTGAATGCTCTCTACTTGCTTGGCCGCCCCGACGCCCTTCCACGTCAAGAGGTCATTGACTTTGTTCTATCTTGTCAGCATGAAAACGGCGGATTCGGCGCTGCGCCCGGTCATGATGCCCACATGCTCTCCACAGTAAGTGCTGTGCAGATTCTCGCCATGACAGATGCCTTCGACCAGCTAGAAGCCAAAGGCAAAGGAAAGGGCCAAGTCGGCAAGT ACATCGCAGGACTGCAGAACCGAGAGACTGGAACGTTTGCTGGCGACGAATGGGGCGAGGAAGACACGCGGTTCCTGTACGGTGCCTTTAACGCCCTATCTCTCCTCGGACTCATGTCCATGGTCGACGTCGAGAAGGCTGTCACTCACATCATCGCTTGTGCCAACTTCGATGGTGGTTATGGAACGGGACCCGGTGCGGAGTCGCATTCAGGCCAGATCTTCACTTGCGTAGCCGCACTTGCGATTGCGGGTCGCCTCGATCTTGTCGACAAGGAAAAGCTCGGTCGATGGTTGAGTGAGAGACAAGTCCCTTGTGGCGGTCTTAACGGCCGAccagagaagaaagaagacGTCTGCTACAGCTGGTGGGTGTTGAGCAGTCTCGCGATGATCGATCGAACTCATTGGATCGAccgtgatgccctcatcgccTTCATCCTGAAATGTCAAGATACCCAGATTGGCGGTATTTCCGACCGACCTGGCGACATGGTCGACGTGTGGCATACCCAGTTCGGCCTGTGCGGGTTGAGTCTTCTAGGCTATCCAGGCCTCGAGGCCGTGGACCCCGTGTACTGCATGCCGAAGACGACTACGCAAAGAATCTTTGGTTGA
- a CDS encoding AB hydrolase-1 domain-containing protein, which yields MHLETFTTNDGCKIAYQSSLLLSAAAGNASSRHCVVLMHGFSGSSDYFNRNIGPLSESLWVVAPDMRGHGRSDRTRGGYHVARLAADLAGLVAHLRKAVPDTRIVPVGCSIGAAVLWTYIELFGCTEFAGFVFVDQAPLQDRSTFDDWDKSKAHTGCYDEATMLAAQKSWIQESKSAHIDLVKGCLGYRHAPQQEDGVSAEQAASDEAFFTEISALCDQTWLARLLADHTRYDHREAIETITVPTLVMAGRRSGCFPLEGMLETAKRVEKTRPGLAKSSVFESGHWLFYEEPDRFNKEIDDFVRSC from the coding sequence ATGCATCTGGAAACATTCACCACCAACGATGGCTGCAAGATAGCTTACCAATCCTCCCTGCTGTTGAGTGCTGCTGCGGGGAATGCCTCATCTCGCCATTGTGTGGTGCTGATGCATGGCTTCAGCGGCTCCAGCGACTACTTCAACCGCAACATTGGTCCGCTAAGCGAGTCTCTCTGGGTCGTTGCCCCTGACATGCGCGGCCACGGCAGATCAGACCGAACTCGTGGTGGTTACCACGTTGCCCGCCTGGCAGCCGACCTCGCCGGCCTTGTCGCTCACTTGCGCAAGGCGGTACCGGATACCCGTATCGTGCCAGTTGGCTGCTCCATCGGTGCTGCAGTTCTCTGGACGTACATTGAACTATTTGGGTGCACCGAGTTTGCTGGCTTTGTCTTTGTCGACCAGGCACCATTGCAAGACCGGTCGACGTTTGACGACTGGGACAAGTCCAAGGCACATACGGGATGCTACGATGAAGCAACAATGCTCGCGGCCCAGAAAAGCTGGATCCAGGAATCCAAGTCAGCACATATTGATCTCGTGAAAGGATGTTTGGGGTACCGGCATGCACCGCAGCAGGAGGATGGTGTTTCGGCCGAGCAAGCAGCGAGCGATGAAGCCTTCTTCACGGAGATTAGTGCCCTGTGCGATCAAACGTGGCTCGCGCGGCTACTAGCAGATCACACCCGATATGATCACCGCGAAGCTATAGAGACGATCACAGTTCCAacgttggtgatggctgggCGACGATCCGGATGCTTCCCGCTCGAGGGGATGCTGGAGACTGCCAAGCGGGTAGAGAAGACGAGGCCAGGACTTGCCAAGTCGAGCGTGTTTGAATCCGGCCACTGGCTCTTTTACGAGGAACCTGATAGGTTCAACAAGGAGATTGACGACTTTGTCAGATCGTGCTAG